Proteins found in one Podarcis muralis chromosome 5, rPodMur119.hap1.1, whole genome shotgun sequence genomic segment:
- the LOC114598789 gene encoding calcium-activated chloride channel regulator 1-like, whose amino-acid sequence MALNHWLLLLLLLLQLLHEVTGTRVKLNMGGFEDVVIAINPQIPEDNKMVDAIKDMVKEASTYLFSSTQQRFYFKTVKVIIPSTWKPKNEYQRVTTESYDKADVIVADHYLKHGDDPYTLQYGGCGEPGLYIHFTPNFLTNDKLQNAYGPRGRVFVHEWAHLRWGVFDEYNNDAPFYTPGGDNLPEATRCSAGFTGQYIFPLGGKSYRDCKIDHRTQLYEHGCLFVPKRHQDTAASIMYLQSLPSVTQFCDKSNHNIKATNLQNKMCNYRSTWEVIMASPDFASSSPIMVPPPDPTVSLLQKQERVLCLVLDVSRSMDANNRTVWLKQAAEIFLLQIIEAGSWVGIVAFSSTAAVKTHLKQISNDSMRKTLTEYLPTRTTRGTNICSGLRSGFQVFLHKYGSTKGCEIVLLTDGEDTAISSCFDEVQRSGSIIHTIALGSNATKDLETLADKTGGLKFSITDSLDSNSLINAFSGLSSGSGDISQQSIQLESRGQSVGSQDQLNGIVTIDKTVGNDTFFVVTWGTSPPEILLTDPKGREYTKKDFAIDNTNVRTARLKIDGTAETGDWIYSIQNTHSGAQVISIAATTRAASASVPPLIVKPYTKSDTNKFPSPMVIYAEVSQGFLPVIGAKVTVTVEPEIGTPVELELYDDGSGADILKNDGIYSRYFTSFRGNGRHNIKVRVQGKDQTLRRSRRQSQALYLTGFVEEDGQITMNPPKPEPTDDELQTNLGSVSRVASGGSFVVSGVPLENTIPDVYPPSKISDLEVKLDEDDDHFCLAWTAPGNDYDTGQAERYEIKMSENPLELRHGTFDDATSVNTTGLAVEISGVRQMFRYKPHNFTKENGTSIYFAIRAIDGSSNIGEVSNIARAVVLLPALPPTPASPVTTSTAHTTAHTTPADKYSVSPTPDDKHTTPSNVKPTCANDTNTINTTMETVIIVCASAIIICAIVSITVCVLRKQRYRSYDTCMDITAVNKNALTIL is encoded by the exons ATGGCGCTTAAccactggctgctgctgctgctgctgctgctgcaactgctGCACGAAGTGACAGGTACCAGGGTAAAACTCAACATGGGCGGTTTTGAAGACGTCGTCATCGCAATCAATCCCCAGATCCCAGAAGACAACAAAATGGTGGATGCCATCAAG GACATGGTGAAAGAGGCATCAACTTATCTCTTCAGCTCTACACAGCAAAGATTTTATTTCAAGACAGTGAAAGTTATAATTCCTTCCACATGGAAGCCAAAAAATGAATATCAAAGAGTAACTACAGAATCCTATGATAAG gcAGATGTCATAGTGGCGGATCATTACTTGAAACATGGAGATGATCCCTACACCCTACAGTATGGTGGATGCGGGGAACCTGGGCTTTACATTCATTTCACTCCTAACTTCCTGACAAATGACAAGTTGCAAAATGCTTATGGTCCACGAG GCAGGGTCTTTGTCCATGAATGGGCTCATCTCAGATGGGGTGTCTTTGATGAATACAACAATGATGCACCTTTCTACACTCCTGGGGGAGACAACTTGCCTGAAGCAACAAG ATGCTCAGCTGGTTTCACTGGTCAATACATATTCCCGCTTGGTGGAAAAAGTTACAGAGATTGCAAAATTGACCACCGAACTCAGCTGTATGAACATGGTTGCCTGTTTGTTCCAAAAAGACATCAAGATACTGCAGCTTCTATAATGTACTTGCAAAGCCTCCCTTCA GTTACTCAGTTCTGTGACAAAAGCAATCATAATATTAAAGCAACAAATTTGCAGAATAAAATGTGCAACTACAGGAGCACCTGGGAAGTAATTATGGCCTCTCCCGACTTTGCCAGTTCATCTCCAATAATGGTTCCCCCACCTGATCCCACTGTCTCCTTGTTGCAAAAACAGGAGAGAGTTTTGTGTCTAGTGCTTGATGTTTCCAGAAGTATGGATGCG AACAACCGCACTGTTTGGCTGAAACAAGCTGCAGAAATATTCCTCCTGCAGATTATTGAAGCGGGGTCCTGGGTTGGAATAGTTGCATTCAGTAGCACAGCAGCAGTTAAGACTCATTTGAAGCAGATCAGTAACGACAGTATGCGCAAAACACTCACAGAGTACCTGCCTACCAGAACTACTAGAGGAACCAACATATGTTCTGGACTGCGGTCAGGATTTCAG GTGTTTCTACACAAGTATGGAAGTACCAAAGGCTGTGAAATCGTTCTCTTGACAGATGGAGAAGATACAGCTATAAGCTCTTGCTTTGATGAAGTTCAAAGAAGCGGGTCTATAATTCACACCATTGCTTTGGGATCAAATGCTACAAAAGACCTAGAAACATTGGCAGACAAGACGG GGGGTCTGAAATTTTCTATCACTGACAGTTTGGATTCCAACAGCCTCATCAATGCTTTCAGTGGACTTTCTTCAGGAAGTGGAGATATCAGTCAACAATCTATTCAG CTTGAAAGTAGAGGGCAAAGCGTCGGTTCCCAAGACCAGCTGAATGGTATTGTAACCATTGATAAAACAGTGGGGAATGACACTTTCTTTGTGGTGACGTGGGGCACATCCCCACCGGAAATTCTGCTCACAGATCCCAAAGGAAGAGAGTACACCAAAAAAGACTTTGCAATTGATAATACCAACGTCCGAACAGCTCGCCTCAAGATTGATGGAACCGCAGAG ACAGGAGACTGGATTTATTCAATTCAGAACACACATTCGGGAGCACAAGTCATATCAATAGCGGCAACCACTCGAGCAGCATCTGCCTCTGTGCCTCCTTTGATTGTGAAGCCCTACACGAAAAGCGATACCAATAAGTTTCCTAGTCCGATGGTTATTTATGCAGAAGTCAGCCAAGGATTCTTGCCTGTCATTGGTGCAAAAGTCACAGTGACGGTCGAACCAGAGATTGGAACACCAGTAGAACTGGAGCTTTATGATGATGGTTCGG GCGCCGATATTCTCAAGAACGACGGAATCTACTCAAGGTATTTCACATCATTCAGAGGAAACGGTAGACACAATATCAAAGTGCGTGTCCAAGGAAAAGACCAGACCCTCAGACGGTCCCGTAGACAGAGTCAAGCTTTATATCTAACAGGATTTGTAGAAGAAGATG GTCAAATAACAATGAACCCCCCCAAACCTGAACCTACAGATGATGAACTCCAAACCAATCTAGGAAGCGTCAGTAGAGTTGCCTCAGGTGGTTCCTTTGTAGTATCAGGAGTCCCTTTGGAAAACACCATCCCAGATGTTTATCCACCCTCTAAAATTTCTGACCTTGAGGTAAAACTAGATGAGGATGATGATCATTTCTGTTTGGCATGGACGGCTCCTGGAAATGACTATGATACAGGACAAG CTGAAAGATATGAAATAAAAATGAGTGAAAATCCCTTGGAATTAAGACATGGAACTTTTGATGACGCCACTTCTGTGAACACTACTGGACTTGCAGTGGAAATTTCTGGGGTCAGACAAATGTTTCGGTATAAGCCCCACAACTTCACGAAAGAAAATGGCACCTCCATCTACTTTGCAATTCGTGCCATTGATGGCAGCAGCAACATTGGAGAAGTATCTAACATAGCAAGAGCAGTTGTGCTTCTTCCTGCGTTGCCACCTACTCCTGCTAGTCCAGTCACAACTTCTACTGCTCACACTACTGCTCACACTACTCCAGCTGACAAATACTCTGTTTCGCCTACCCCGGATGACAAACATACAACTCCCTCTAATGTGAAACCCACCTGTGCTAATGATACCAACACAATAAATACCACTATGGAAACTGTGATCATCGTATGTGCTTCTGCAATTATAATTTGTGCTATTGTGAGTATAACAGTTTGTGTTTTACGTAAGCAGAGATACAGAAGTTATGACACTTGCATGGATATTACTGCTGTTAATAAGAATGCCCTCACTATTTTGTAA